Proteins from a genomic interval of Daphnia pulex isolate KAP4 chromosome 4, ASM2113471v1:
- the LOC124192396 gene encoding transitional endoplasmic reticulum ATPase-like isoform X2, translating into MDEYYFESGKLPMSIANKQFDPVWLTVENDLNEDGVVYLSKEAIDSLELSSGDSVLIKGKQNKETVSIPHADDAIIDFNEIRMDSSIRDYLRVSLGDKVLLSPVKYNKFGKIIHALNEDYAMIAKSDVSDVDGLVKELPNLELGGPSGDTSDVDKNASSFQFQTRYQNASLKCSLNVKKKKDL; encoded by the exons ATGGACGAATACTATTTTGa aAGTGGAAAATTGCCTATGTCTattgcaaacaaacaatttgacCCTGTTTGGCTGACGGTTGAGAATGATCTTAATGAGGATGGTGTTGTTTATTTGTCTAAG GAAGCAATAGATTCACTTGAGCTCTCCTCAGGAGACTCAGTTCTTATTAAAGGAAAACAGAATAAAGAGACAGTCAGTATTCCACATGCTGATGATGCCATTATTGATTTCAACGAAATTAGAATGGACTCTAGTATCAGAGACTACTTGCGTGTTAGCCTGGGTGATAAAGTGTTATTGTCTCCTGTGAAGTACAACAAGTTTGGCAAAATCATTCATGCTTTGAATGAAGACTATGCGATGATTGCAAAATCTGATGTTAGTGATGTAGATGGGCTTGTGAAAGAACTACCAAATTTGGAGCTGGGAGGTCCTTCGGGTGACACATCTGATGTGGATAAAAATg CGTCGTCGTTCCAGTTCCAGACACGGTATCAGAATGCATCGTTGAAGTGCAGTCTCaacgtgaaaaagaagaaagacttATGA
- the LOC124193182 gene encoding uncharacterized protein LOC124193182: MDQGPVGAVEECFSVGAEEMVAHSEEVVTSNEIITNPPPVPTTIQQLPPAQAQPSTVYNIPTVIASPGPIMQVVTLQTVQQPSAAQVGLTNALRNIRLIAIQPKLPLNGTNGRAQPISLQPSPKPQVKIQPQLSDPNKKVTVNSFYSKKPSQPVILAPKQPQHVVKPSPSFYKEQQREREMKEFAHLSEELQRGLRIFLDLTISLHHNTTWPFMEQVDPVKDGAPDYHQVIKKPMWLKLIKEKFRKNQYSSISDFVSDMRLILENCYRYNGPNHPITKKALRLEQSLEQKLALLPSDLRSKCALAEADSERKARPGSSDAYFSVLLHRVRHEREQREQLLKEKRAEEQRLKREEKERQRCLWAERMMNPEVKAQMKTMWEIPQIGHFLHLARGALHIGEIAQYELEHMFLMPEASALLATLMTSLLSSPNQRVKLAESPPTPYGVWSAKVNSRVAEWYRNYNREGRQFVKLHELLGLEPMFWRVCGDTNPLEGGKLYHQLSFLKRVWIFKGICDTVAHSHKTVQEAMVEEEGPESRQVTLGQDANGFTYLHFPAVSGSDIRVYRQKAYDVEDDPIWGPIVAERREAEEERIREEELKAAELKKRKRVSAASKRNSNTPAKKSTPAKKKPAAARTPVVNTTPAPQRKRGSTADERPSRIGTRVSPRTLQRQTGLTLYKDTSSESEDDEDSNEASEISEEPADDKEMEVEEEISEPPVGVAKVAQRKKRGRRTRGRKKPVKKKLQKIVEEPEEVVDKDSVVEEESKTKMETEDESKEKIEKEDESLVKEENEEVVFKQEESPKLEKDVERVEELGESKDNDDKKDDETKRSSPLPDGQPSKMEIEEKETKELAIKEESKEEETTKSEINEEPEEEKTALAKVEEGGTLGTTQRFTVSQLLQKLAPTGEPEESLPASEIPSTVEPESKSICVPDPDRASYDPYFFELIISSVEELQEWINRFTDPNEEDKPRPRCEIKLREHLQSLLEEAQPLASDQQQANQKISQQLWKEWERFRCSSSNPRQSADVAEQSYHNEDSGASESDGTEPEDGSAGSDDGVRHSRRLRVKRNLHTVNGSHQSTRSSSPMDEEPATKQNRKSSYNFDPSWDSDPNSTPETPVGRKRSNYVPEMKNPGFWIGRRVTRATAEFVGVPEESASPPQQPQNSQPVTTSTIEKSPPPGVQSGQLADQLRQLRRQQALLSSNDPRPGGSSVSSPNGSPAIYFPSKDGQLIRITNPKAAGFLTQLKVNRPLQSAPSPIAAQPRRILIQQRPPQHLQKPDGSPVAPVSIDITQLVTQAVQSGLIVTHEPRSLSFDMGHHGHFMVTAQMTPAGPKVISASPLPRKVKIATNVPAPESIPPVLNSPDPASEVPAVPESTSASSAVSESVPAVPTELNPPTSVAHELNPPVVPASTGPTTIATDIPIESTPPAVTPSLVTPAITPKANGSPAVSKQILITDPRQSNIISADILRSVAGPEAVGARLTIVKEGNAKMLTLILSNGEIRRLTNSQVQQIQAAVRNKTKPSTDEAATS, from the exons ATGGATCAAGGGCCTGTAGGGGCCGTTGAGGAGTGCTTCTCCGTTGGAGCTGAGGAGATGGTGGCACATAGTGAAGAAGTTGTTACCTCCAATGAAATTATTACAAATCCACCACCAGTCCCCACCACCATCCAGCAACTGCCACCAGCACAGGCTCAGCCTTCTACAGTTTACAACATTCCAACAGTTATAGCTTCTCCTGGTCCGATCATGCAAGTTGTCACTTTACAAACAGTCCAGCAACCCTCTGCGGCTCAAGTTGGTTTAACTAATGCCTTGAGAAACATTCGTTTAATTGCAATTCAGCCAAAGCTTCCACTTAATGGAACCAACGGTCGAGCTCAACCAATCTCTCTTCAGCCCAGTCCTAAACCACAAGTTAAAATTCAACCTCAGTTAAGTGACCCTAACAAGAAGGTGACTGTCAATAGCTTCTACAGCAAGAAACCATCTCAACCTGTCATCCTGGCTCCCAAGCAGCCACAGCATGTTGTTAAGCCAAGTCCCAGCTTCTACAAAGAGCAACAAAGAGAACGAGAAATGAAGGAATTTGCTCACCTGAGTGAGGAATTGCAGAGAGGTTTGAGAATCTTCTTGGACCTCACCATTTCCTTGCACCACAACACTACTTGGCCATTCATGGAGCAAGTGGATCCTGTCAAGGATGGCGCTCCTGACTACCACCAAGTCATCAAAAAGCCTATGTGGCTTAAATtgataaaggaaaaatttcgaaagaaCCAGTACAGTTCTATAAGCGATTTTGTGAGTGACATGAGATTAATATTGGAAAATTGTTATCGCTACAATGGACCAAACCATCCCATCACGAAAAAGGCTTTGCGACTCGAGCAAAGTCTTGAACAGAAGTTGGCTCTATTGCCCAGTGATTTACGCTCTAAATGTGCCCTTGCAGAAGCTGATTCTGAGCGGAAAGCTCGTCCCGGATCATCCGACGCCTATTTCTCGGTGCTGTTACACCGAGTGAGACACGAACGAGAGCAACGTGAACAATtgttaaaggaaaaaagagcaGAAGAACAACGATTGAAACGAGAAGAGAAGGAACGTCAACGCTGTCTTTGGGCAGAACGAATGATGAACCCAGAGGTGAAAGCCCAAATGAAAACTATGTGGGAAATACCACAAATAGGACATTTTCTGCATCTCGCTCGTGGAGCTCTGCACATTGGCGAAATTGCTCAGTACGAATTGGAACACATGTTCCTCATGCCCGAGGCCTCAGCTTTATTGGCTACCCTCATGACATCGTTACTCAGTTCTCCCAATCAACGGGTTAAATTAGCTGAATCACCTCCGACGCCTTACGGTGTCTGGTCCGCGAAG gTCAACAGCCGAGTCGCTGAATGGTACCGGAACTACAACCGGGAAGGACGacaatttgtgaaat tacACGAACTACTCGGTTTGGAGCCCATGTTCTGGCGGGTTTGTGGCGATACAAATCCACTAGAAGGAGGTAAGCTCTACCACCAGTTGAGCTTTTTGAAAAGGGTCTGGATCTTCAAAGGTATCTGCGATACGGTGGCCCATTCGCACAAAACCGTGCAGGAAGCCATGGTGGAAGAGGAAGGGCCAGAATCACGGCAAGTGACTCTTGGTCAAGACGCGAATGGATTTACTTATCTGCACTTTCCGGCTGTAAGTGGGTCAGATATTCGCGTCTATCGGCAAAAAGCTTATGATGTTGAAGACGATCCGATTTGGGGACCCATTGTGGCCGAACGGCGTGAAGCAGAAGAGGAGCGAATCCGTGAAGAAGAGCTTAAAGCGGCCGAACTTAAGAAACGTAAACGAGTATCAGCAGCCTCTAAACGGAACTCAAATACTCCAGCGAAAAAGTCCACCCCAGCTAAAAAGAAGCCAGCTGCAGCACG AACGCCTGTTGTCAACACGACTCCTGCTCCTCAGCGAAAGAGAGGTTCTACAGCAGATGAACGGCCTTCTCGAATCGGTACACGTGTATCTCCGCGAACTCTACAACGTCAAACGGGCCTTACTCTTTATAAAGACACATCCAGCGAGTCCGAGGACGATGAGGATAGTAATGAAGCTAGCGAAATTTCCGAAGAACCAGCCGATGACAAGGAAAtggaagtagaagaagagattAGTGAACCACCAGTTGGTGTTGCTAAAGTGgcccaaagaaagaaacgcgGCCGTAGAACAAGAGGCCGCAAGAAGCCagttaaaaagaaactgcAAAAAATTGTTGAGGAGCCAGAAGAAGTTGTTGACAAAGATTCCGTTGTCGAAGAAGAATCCAAGACGAAGATGGAAACAGAAGATGAATccaaggagaaaatagaaaaggaagaTGAATCTTTAGTTAAagaggaaaatgaagaagtcGTTTTCAAACAGGAAGAGTcaccaaaattggaaaaagatgTCGAAAGAGTCGAAGAATTGGGAGAATCCAAAGACAATGACgacaaaaaagatgatgaaacaAAACGGTCTTCACCTCTTCCAGATGGTCAACCTAGCAAGatggaaatagaagaaaaagagacgaaggaaTTGGCCATCAAAGAGGAATCAAAAGAGGAAGAGACGACAAAATCGGAAATCAACGAGGAGCCAGAAGAGGAGAAGACGGCTTTGGCTAAGGTGGAAGAAGGGGGAACTTTGGGAACAACTCAGCGATTCACCGTGTCACAGCTGCTACAAAAATTAGCACCGACGGGTGAACCAGAAGAATCTCTACCAGCCTCTGAGATCCCCTCAACCGTTGAGCCGGAATCTAAATCTATCTGCGTTCCCGATCCTGATCGAGCGTCCTACGACCCTTACTTCTTTGAACTCATCATTTCCAGCGTGGAAGAATTGCAAGAATGGATCAATCGTTTTACTGATCCCAATGAAGAGGATAAACCTCGTCCACGTTGTGAAATCAAACTCCGTGAACATCTCCAGTCTTTGCTTGAGGAGGCCCAGCCACTGGCGTCTGATCAACAACAagccaatcaaaaaattaGCCAACAATTATGGAAGGAATGGGAGCGTTTTCGATGCTCGTCATCGAACCCCCGTCAATCTGCTGATGTAGCTGAACAAAGCTATCATAATGAGGACTCTGGCGCTTCAGAGTCGGATGGAACTGAACCGGAAGATGGCTCTGCTGGGTCAGACGACGGTGTCCGGCATTCACGTCGACTTAGAGTTAAACGTAATCTCCACACTGTTAATGGCTCGCATCAGAGTACGAGAAGTTCCAGTCCCATGGACGAAGAACCAGCTACCAAACAAAACCGCAAGAGCTCATACAATTTTGATCCATCGTGGGACTCTGATCCGAATTCAACTCCAGAAACGCCTGTCGGTCGCAAACGTTCTAATTATGTCccggaaatgaaaaatcctGGATTTTGGATTGGAAGAAGAGTAACTAGGGCAACTGCTGAATTTGTTGGTGTTCCGGAAGAAAGCGCAAGTCCGCCTCAGCAGCCACAGAATAGCCAACCGGTAACGACATCGACGATTGAAAAATCTCCTCCGCCGGGTGTTCAGTCTGGACAGCTTGCCGATCAACTCCGCCAACTTCGTCGACAGCAGGCATTACTCAGTAGCAACGATCCCCGCCCAGGTGGATCATCTGTTAGTTCGCCTAATGGCTCGCCAGCCATTTATTTCCCATCTAAAGATGGCCAACTGATTCGGATCACGAACCCAAAAGCAGCTGGATTTCTCACTCAGCTCAAAGTGAACCGGCCTTTACAGTCAGCCCCTAGCCCAATTGCAGCTCAACCAAGAAGGATTCTCATTCAGCAAAGACCGCCGCAACACCTTCAGAAACCAGACGGTAGTCCAGTGGCACCTGTCTCTATCGATATCACACAGTTAGTTACCCAGGCAGTCCAGAGTGGGCTAATCGTGACTCACGAACCTCGCAGTTTATCGTTCGATATGGGTCATCATGGGCATTTTATGGTCACTGCTCAAATGACTCCGGCAGGACCAAAAGTCATCAGTGCCTCACCATTGCCCCGAAAAGTGAAAATCGCGACGAACGTTCCTGCTCCCGAATCCATTCCTCCTGTCCTCAATTCTCCTGACCCCGCCTCTGAAGTGCCCGCTGTTCCTGAATCGACTTCTGCTAGTTCCGCAGTTTCGGAATCAGTTCCAGCGGTTCCCACTGAATTAAATCCCCCAACTTCTGTTGCTCACGAATTGAATCCTCCTGTCGTTCCTGCTTCTACAGGTCCAACCACCATTGCAACAGATATCCCTATCGAATCAACTCCTCCTGCCGTCACACCCTCTCTTGTCACCCCTGCCATAACTCCCAAGGCAAACGGATCGCCAGCCGTTTCGAAACAAATTCTTATCACTGATCCTAGACAAAGCAACATCATCAGTGCCGATATTTTACGTTCAGTTGCTGGACCAGAAGCTGTTGGGGCAAGACTGACCATCGTGAAAGAAGGAAACGCTAAGATGCTCACGTTAATATTGTCCAATGGTGAGATTCGACGACTTACCAATTCCCAAGTCCAGCAGATCCAGGCCGCTGTACGCAACAAAACGAAACCTTCAACCGATGAAGCTGCAACTTCTTGA
- the LOC124192212 gene encoding innexin inx2-like encodes MFDVFGSLKGLLKLDSVNIDNNIFRLHYKATVIILISFSLLVTSRQYIGDPIDCIVEGIPSNVMDTYCWITSTFTIPTSKIQETDNFHPGVRPQYEGDQVKYHQYYQWVCFVLFFQALLFYFPYHLWKSWETGKMKMLVLDLNCPIIAEETKKERIKLLVNYFASNLHNHNFYAFRFFVCEILNFINVIGQIYFVDFFLGGEFVTYGRDVISMTEMEPEDRIDPMSKVFPKVTKCTFRKFGPSGTIERIDGLCILPLNVVNEKIYVFLWFWFILLAVLSSLALIYRLAVLSGSRTRMFLLRAQAQLAPCNEVESVFRKCQIGDWFILVLLSKNIDPLAYKELICDLACRFEGREEIQPA; translated from the exons ATGTTCGACGTCTTCGGATCGTTGAAAGGCTTGTTGAAGCTCGATTCTGTCAACAtcgacaacaacattttccgaCTGCATTACAAAGCAACAGTGATTattctcatttctttctcgTTGTTGGTGACATCACGTCAGTACATAGGCGATCCTATTGACTGCATCGTTGAGGGCATACCTAGCAATGTGATGGATACATACTGTTGGATCACTTCCACTTTCACCATTCCTACTTCCAAAATTCAAGAAACAGATAATTTTCATCCAGGAGTCCGTCCACAATATGAAGGCGATCAAGTTAAATACCACCAATACTACCAGTGGGTCTGCTTTGTACTCTTCTTTCAGGCTCTTCTATTCTATTTTCCATACCACCTCTGGAAGTCTTGGGAAACAGGAAAGATGAAAATGCTCGTGCTAGACCTCAACTGTCCCATCATTGctgaagaaactaaaaaagagCGGATAAAACTGCTAGTCAACTACTTTGCTTCCAACCTGCACAACCACAACTTCTATGCTTTCCGATTCTTCGTCTGCGAAATTCTCAATTTTATCAACGTTATTGGTCAAATATATttcgttgattttttcctcGGTGGAGAATTCGTCACTTACGGCAGAGATGTTATCAGCATGACCGAAATGGAGCCGGAAGATCGCATAGACCCCATGTCTAAG GTGTTCCCTAAAGTTACTAAATGCACGTTCCGAAAATTTGGCCCGTCTGGTACAATAGAGAGAATTGATGGACTATGCATCCTTCCGTTGAACGTTGTCAACGAAAAAATTTACGTTTTTCTCTGGTTTTGGTTCATCTTGTTGGCTGTGTTGAGCAGCTTGGCGCTGATATATCGTTTAGCTGTTCTCTCGGGATCTCGAACCCGGATGTTTCTGTTGAGAGCACAAGCCCAATTAGCACCTTGCAACGAAGTTGAATCGGTGTTTCGAAAATGTCAAATCGGAGATTGGTTTATCCTTGTTCTTCTCAGCAAAAACATTGACCCTCTCGCCTACAAAGAACTAATCTGTGATCTAGCCTGTCGATTCGAAGGAAGGGAAGAAATTCAACCGGCATAA
- the LOC124192396 gene encoding transitional endoplasmic reticulum ATPase-like isoform X1, whose protein sequence is MDEYYFESGKLPMSIANKQFDPVWLTVENDLNEDGVVYLSKEAIDSLELSSGDSVLIKGKQNKETVSIPHADDAIIDFNEIRMDSSIRDYLRVSLGDKVLLSPVKYNKFGKIIHALNEDYAMIAKSDVSDVDGLVKELPNLELGGPSGDTSDVDKNVDEKKLVLFNSVVVPVPDTVSECIVEVQSQREKEERLMKPNFEEIMRFCAII, encoded by the exons ATGGACGAATACTATTTTGa aAGTGGAAAATTGCCTATGTCTattgcaaacaaacaatttgacCCTGTTTGGCTGACGGTTGAGAATGATCTTAATGAGGATGGTGTTGTTTATTTGTCTAAG GAAGCAATAGATTCACTTGAGCTCTCCTCAGGAGACTCAGTTCTTATTAAAGGAAAACAGAATAAAGAGACAGTCAGTATTCCACATGCTGATGATGCCATTATTGATTTCAACGAAATTAGAATGGACTCTAGTATCAGAGACTACTTGCGTGTTAGCCTGGGTGATAAAGTGTTATTGTCTCCTGTGAAGTACAACAAGTTTGGCAAAATCATTCATGCTTTGAATGAAGACTATGCGATGATTGCAAAATCTGATGTTAGTGATGTAGATGGGCTTGTGAAAGAACTACCAAATTTGGAGCTGGGAGGTCCTTCGGGTGACACATCTGATGTGGATAAAAATg TtgatgaaaagaaacttgttcTATTCAACAGCGTCGTCGTTCCAGTTCCAGACACGGTATCAGAATGCATCGTTGAAGTGCAGTCTCaacgtgaaaaagaagaaagacttATGAAACCTAATTTCGAAGAAATAATGCGTTTTTGTGCGattatttaa